A section of the Harmonia axyridis chromosome 2, icHarAxyr1.1, whole genome shotgun sequence genome encodes:
- the LOC123674028 gene encoding larval cuticle protein A2B-like has protein sequence MFIKVTLLLTTLLAICSSSQVNTQSLGYLTQQHHPVHPTVVNTVQTVRVPQPVPVPVPQPIPVPQPVPVQVQVESIDPYPQYNFAYSVNDFQTGDSKSQHETREGDVVRGQYSVSDPDGTRRTVDYSADPQNGFNAVVQRTLISQHPQQLLRTPH, from the exons ATGTTTATCAAG GTAACTCTCCTATTGACGACCCTGTTGGCTATCTGCTCTAGCAGCCAAGTCAATACCCAGTCTCTTGGCTATTTGACACAGCAACATCATCCAGTGCATCCAACCGTGGTCAACACAGTACAAACTGTACGAGTTCCACAACCAGTACCTGTTCCAGTACCACAGCCCATACCTGTTCCTCAGCCTGTTCCTGTTCAGGTTCAAGTTGAGTCTATTGATCCATATCCACAGTACAATTTTGCCTATTCCGTGAATGATTTCCAAACTGGAGATTCTAAGAGTCAGCACGAAACTAGGGAAGGTGACGTTGTTAGAG GCCAATACAGTGTGAGCGATCCTGATGGTACCAGAAGAACTGTGGACTACTCAGCAGATCCTCAGAATGGCTTCAATGCTGTCGTTCAGAGAACGCTGATCAGTCAGCATCCACAACAACTTTTGAGAACTCCACACTAA
- the LOC123674027 gene encoding serine protease inhibitor dipetalogastin has product MILLFAQKNLLELIPFISKMFIFLYLCLSVFEFVFANESCNCTQELHPICASDGRVYKNRCEYDCFNIYNNTFTEKPRYFCTEMCPVPLKIAPVCGSNKKTYVNRFSAECEQKAYPELDITFVPAKKLENSSFIPEYEKCKHECYCENKPNERSVCSSSGQVFKNTCEFHCAQKFWYKKLHLKEVDPEYCEKFNMFAVEIEKMLL; this is encoded by the coding sequence ATGATCCTACTTTTTGCACAGAAAAATCTACTAGAACTTATTCCGTTTATAAGCAAAATGTTCATCTTTCTGTATCTCTGTTTATCGGTTTTCGAGTTCGTCTTCGCTAACGAATCTTGTAATTGTACGCAAGAATTACATCCAATATGCGCTTCAGATGGGAGAGTTTACAAAAATCGTTGTGAATATGATTGTTTTAACATCTACAATAACACATTCACCGAAAAGCCAAGATACTTCTGCACAGAGATGTGTCCAGTACCTCTGAAAATTGCTCCAGTATGTGGATCCAACAAGAAGACATACGTCAACAGATTTTCAGCAGAATGTGAACAGAAGGCTTATCCAGAACTCGATATCACATTTGTGCCTGCTAAGAAGCTAGAAAATTCATCCTTCATACCGGAATACGAAAAATGCAAGCATGAGTGTTATTGTGAAAATAAACCGAACGAAAGGTCTGTGTGCTCCTCGTCAGGTCAAGTTTTCAAAAACACTTGTGAATTCCATTGTGCCCAGAAGTTTTGGTATAAAAAGTTgcatttgaaagaggtcgatcCCGAATATTGTGAGAAATTCAATATGTTTGCggtggaaattgaaaaaatgttactATAG